A single Gemmatimonadota bacterium DNA region contains:
- the tadA gene encoding tRNA adenosine(34) deaminase TadA: MRTNEGEHEEWLRLALEEARLAEAAGDVPVGAVIVRDGVVIGRGQNRVERLRDPTAHAEMLAIREASASLGYERLAGATIYVTLEPCAMCAGAIVLARLDELVYGADDPKTGACGSLRDIVRDTRLNHQVAVTRGVLAESCSRLLKDFFRAKRGAGGTADEPRLPERCESG, encoded by the coding sequence ATGAGAACGAACGAGGGCGAACACGAAGAATGGCTCAGGCTGGCGCTGGAAGAAGCCCGGTTGGCGGAAGCCGCCGGTGATGTGCCCGTCGGGGCCGTGATCGTGCGCGATGGCGTGGTCATCGGCCGGGGCCAGAATCGCGTGGAGCGTTTGCGCGATCCCACCGCCCATGCCGAGATGCTCGCGATCCGCGAAGCCAGTGCGTCGCTGGGTTATGAACGGCTGGCCGGGGCCACGATTTACGTTACGCTGGAACCCTGCGCCATGTGCGCGGGGGCGATCGTGCTGGCTCGTCTGGACGAACTCGTGTACGGGGCAGACGATCCCAAGACCGGGGCCTGTGGGTCCCTGCGCGATATCGTGCGGGACACCCGGTTGAATCACCAGGTGGCTGTAACGCGAGGTGTGCTGGCGGAATCCTGTTCAAGGCTGCTGAAGGACTTCTTCAGGGCAAAAAGGGGAGCGGGCGGTACAGCTGACGAACCGAGGTTGCCGGAGAGGTGCGAGAGTGGTTGA